A section of the Dehalobacter sp. DCM genome encodes:
- a CDS encoding MFS transporter codes for MLKKLKKVYPALTQRNYRLYWIGQCLSLIGTWMQVTAQQWLVYTLTKSALLLGLLGIAQFGPIMCFSLFAGVIIDRYPKKNLLIFTQIGFMLQSLLLALIVWSGHASYWPIFILALISGFLNTLDHPTRQSFVPELVESNDLRSAIGLNSAVFNLARMIGPALATLFMVRYGAGLVFFLNALSFIPVIGCLYFIRVQRRDIIQASNKIHQEVIEGLKYIKQSPVIFSSILCLLVVGTFIMNFNVTIPIYAAEVLKQDVSGYGLLLTAFGGGSLVSALVVASIAKSKPKQRLLFASALIVSLFLMLLQPLQFFSLAVIVMALLGFFTILFMTTVNTTVQLNTTDALRGRVASVYSFAFLGTSPIGNLFAGSIMEKLGAGMGIFVCGAISACLILLIFIRIAIKKHQNTGNG; via the coding sequence TTGCTTAAAAAGCTAAAAAAAGTCTACCCCGCCTTAACCCAGCGCAATTATCGGCTGTACTGGATAGGGCAATGCCTGTCTTTGATTGGAACCTGGATGCAGGTGACTGCCCAACAATGGCTGGTCTATACTTTAACCAAATCCGCCTTGCTGTTAGGACTGCTTGGCATTGCGCAATTTGGGCCAATTATGTGTTTTTCTTTATTTGCAGGGGTCATTATTGATCGGTATCCTAAGAAAAATCTGCTTATTTTTACGCAAATAGGGTTTATGCTCCAGTCCTTACTGCTTGCGCTCATTGTTTGGTCAGGCCATGCCTCCTATTGGCCTATTTTTATCCTTGCTCTTATATCAGGCTTTCTTAATACATTGGATCATCCCACGCGCCAATCGTTTGTCCCCGAATTAGTTGAATCTAATGATCTCCGCAGTGCCATTGGCTTAAATTCAGCAGTCTTTAATCTGGCTAGAATGATTGGTCCGGCTTTAGCCACGTTGTTCATGGTCCGTTATGGTGCCGGACTTGTGTTTTTCCTGAATGCCCTTAGTTTTATTCCAGTCATTGGCTGTCTCTATTTTATCCGGGTACAGCGACGTGACATAATACAAGCTTCGAATAAGATCCACCAAGAAGTCATCGAAGGGTTAAAGTACATCAAACAGTCACCGGTTATCTTTAGTTCGATATTATGCCTATTGGTTGTTGGGACGTTTATCATGAATTTTAATGTGACGATCCCCATCTACGCTGCGGAGGTTCTCAAGCAAGATGTCAGCGGCTATGGCTTACTGCTTACAGCCTTTGGTGGCGGTTCATTGGTTAGCGCCCTCGTTGTGGCATCCATAGCCAAGAGCAAACCGAAACAACGGCTTCTATTCGCCAGTGCGTTGATCGTCTCTCTATTTTTAATGCTTCTTCAGCCTCTGCAATTCTTTTCCTTAGCCGTCATCGTCATGGCCCTTCTTGGTTTTTTCACCATATTGTTTATGACAACGGTCAACACGACAGTTCAGCTCAATACGACGGATGCCTTACGGGGAAGAGTCGCCAGTGTTTATTCGTTTGCTTTTCTGGGTACCTCACCGATTGGGAATTTATTTGCTGGCAGTATCATGGAAAAACTCGGAGCCGGCATGGGAATATTCGTCTGCGGAGCCATATCGGCGTGCTTGATCTTACTTATTTTTATACGTATCGCGATCAAAAAGCACCAAAACACCGGCAATGGATAA
- a CDS encoding DUF2284 domain-containing protein, whose product MLEKLLERVKETRIFQFGLTKPSEISYLQEIRDICQGNSCRQYETTWACPPAVGTIEECRNRCMQYNTMLVFTGKFMLKNSFDYKGMIRGMMDFKQIARELESAVKPFLKDYLILSNEGCGICKTCTYPHASCRFPEQLHHSIEGYGIIVSDLAKQTGINYNNGENSVTYFGALLFNDTDILVCDENFPL is encoded by the coding sequence AAGAAACCCGTATATTTCAATTCGGATTGACAAAACCATCCGAAATATCTTACCTGCAGGAAATAAGGGATATATGCCAGGGAAATTCATGCAGGCAATACGAGACAACATGGGCATGTCCTCCGGCCGTTGGAACGATAGAAGAGTGCAGGAATCGATGTATGCAGTATAATACCATGCTTGTATTTACGGGTAAATTCATGCTAAAAAATTCTTTTGATTATAAAGGTATGATACGTGGCATGATGGATTTCAAACAGATTGCCCGAGAATTGGAATCAGCAGTGAAGCCCTTCCTGAAAGACTATCTCATATTGTCAAATGAAGGCTGCGGCATATGTAAAACCTGTACCTACCCCCACGCATCTTGCCGTTTCCCGGAACAGTTGCATCACTCCATTGAAGGCTATGGGATTATCGTCAGTGACTTGGCAAAACAAACAGGCATTAACTACAACAACGGAGAAAACTCAGTCACCTATTTTGGTGCTCTTTTATTCAATGACACAGACATATTGGTCTGTGATGAAAATTTTCCGCTATGA
- the glf gene encoding UDP-galactopyranose mutase, with product MFDSLIVGCGMAGAVVARELAERANKKVLVLEMRNHIAGNAFDLLDKDGIFIHQYGPHIFHTNHQRVFDYLTRFTAWRDYQHEVVAAIYGSLMPVPFNLNSLYLAYDGDKAARVEQKLIAAFGMGTKIPILELRRQTDPELEELADYIYRNIFLYYTQKQWGLAPEEIDPSVTERVPVFISYDNRYFQDTHQGIPAEGYTALFRNMLDHPNIELRLDTDARQVLRLESGQVFFEGRPFQGTIVYSGSIDELYDCRFGRLPYRTLDFVFETPALTWFQPKGTVNYTVDQDFTRITEFKHLTGQEKEGITTIVKEYPRSYTGTESETPYYPIENPENRALYNRYKSLTEEIPQLYLLGRLAEYQYYNMDVIAKKALELADTLVSHAQNGSQE from the coding sequence ATGTTTGATAGTCTGATTGTCGGTTGTGGTATGGCCGGCGCTGTTGTTGCCCGAGAATTAGCAGAAAGAGCCAATAAAAAAGTCCTCGTCCTTGAAATGCGCAATCATATCGCCGGGAATGCCTTTGACCTCCTGGATAAAGACGGTATTTTCATTCATCAATATGGCCCGCACATTTTTCATACGAATCATCAGCGTGTTTTTGATTACCTTACCCGCTTTACCGCCTGGCGAGATTATCAACATGAGGTGGTCGCTGCTATTTATGGATCGCTGATGCCTGTTCCGTTTAATCTGAATTCACTTTATTTAGCCTACGATGGGGACAAGGCCGCTCGGGTCGAGCAAAAGCTGATTGCCGCCTTTGGCATGGGAACGAAGATTCCGATCTTGGAGCTTCGCCGCCAGACAGATCCTGAGCTTGAAGAACTGGCCGACTATATTTATCGCAATATCTTCTTATATTATACCCAGAAGCAGTGGGGACTCGCGCCGGAAGAGATCGACCCCTCGGTGACGGAACGTGTACCTGTCTTTATTTCGTATGATAACCGTTACTTTCAGGATACGCATCAGGGTATTCCAGCCGAAGGGTATACTGCCCTCTTCAGGAATATGCTCGATCACCCCAACATTGAATTACGCTTAGATACGGATGCACGTCAGGTGCTTCGTCTCGAATCAGGACAAGTCTTTTTCGAAGGAAGACCTTTTCAAGGTACGATCGTTTATTCAGGATCCATCGATGAACTCTATGACTGCCGCTTTGGACGGCTGCCTTACCGGACATTGGATTTCGTCTTTGAGACCCCTGCTTTAACCTGGTTCCAGCCGAAGGGCACCGTGAATTATACAGTTGACCAGGACTTCACCCGGATTACGGAGTTCAAGCATTTGACCGGCCAGGAAAAGGAAGGGATAACAACCATCGTCAAGGAATATCCCCGGTCCTATACAGGCACTGAATCGGAAACGCCTTACTACCCCATTGAAAACCCCGAAAATCGCGCGCTGTATAACCGCTACAAGTCATTGACGGAAGAAATTCCGCAATTATACTTATTGGGCCGACTTGCTGAATATCAGTATTACAACATGGACGTCATTGCTAAAAAAGCCCTTGAACTTGCTGATACGCTGGTAAGTCATGCGCAGAACGGGAGTCAAGAATGA